One genomic window of Candidatus Pseudobacter hemicellulosilyticus includes the following:
- a CDS encoding DEAD/DEAH box helicase, which produces MNFTEFGLDDSLIESIAATGYEVATPVQEQVIPIILNGQDIIASAQTGTGKTAAFLLPIIHRLLQKRNEGHVNALVIVPTRELAIQISQNLEGLSYFTDISSIAVYGGNDGMNFATEKNALSNGVDFVICTPGRLIAHLNMGYVKFQGLQYLILDEADRMLDMGFHDDIMRIISNLPAQRQTLLFSATMPEKIRQLSRKILINPAEVNIAISKPPEKIVQEAFVVYEPQKFPLLQDLLKNTSCKMILIFCSRKQNVKQLTRDLRRAKFKINEIHSDLEQAEREDVLLQFRSGRLPILVATDILSRGIDIDNIDLVINYDVPHDGEDYVHRIGRTARAESDGVAITFISEKEQGRFAVIEQLLGKEVKKEQVPEFLGPVPEYRPRSKRSGGGGGGGNNRNNFNRRNGPQGNQRGGNGGGNRNGQGGGNRQGNGGGQRNGNNQGGHRSQDGQRRQGGGQQGQRSGQQGSGNPGQPGQDNRSNPQAQ; this is translated from the coding sequence TTGAATTTCACAGAATTTGGATTAGACGATAGCCTCATAGAAAGCATTGCAGCCACTGGTTATGAAGTTGCTACCCCTGTACAGGAACAGGTAATCCCCATAATATTGAACGGCCAGGATATTATTGCCTCCGCCCAGACGGGCACCGGCAAAACGGCCGCTTTTCTGTTGCCCATCATTCACAGGTTGTTGCAGAAAAGAAACGAAGGGCATGTAAATGCGCTGGTGATTGTACCCACCCGGGAACTGGCCATCCAGATATCCCAGAACCTGGAAGGACTTTCCTATTTCACGGATATCAGCTCCATTGCTGTTTACGGCGGTAATGACGGGATGAACTTTGCCACTGAAAAGAATGCGCTTTCCAATGGGGTGGATTTTGTGATCTGTACACCAGGTCGCCTGATTGCCCACCTCAATATGGGCTATGTAAAGTTCCAGGGACTGCAATACCTGATCCTCGATGAGGCCGACCGGATGCTGGACATGGGCTTTCATGATGATATCATGCGGATCATTTCCAATCTGCCTGCCCAAAGACAGACCCTCCTTTTCTCGGCTACCATGCCGGAGAAGATCAGGCAGTTGTCCCGCAAGATCCTCATCAACCCGGCAGAGGTGAACATTGCCATCTCCAAACCTCCGGAGAAGATTGTGCAGGAAGCTTTTGTAGTGTATGAACCGCAGAAGTTCCCGCTGTTGCAGGACCTGCTGAAAAATACCAGCTGCAAGATGATCCTCATCTTCTGTTCCCGGAAGCAGAACGTTAAACAGCTGACCCGCGATCTGCGCAGGGCCAAGTTTAAAATAAACGAGATCCATTCCGATCTGGAACAGGCGGAAAGGGAAGATGTGCTGCTCCAGTTCAGGAGTGGCCGGCTGCCTATCCTGGTGGCTACGGATATTCTTTCCCGTGGGATCGATATTGACAATATTGACCTGGTCATCAACTATGATGTTCCCCATGACGGTGAGGATTATGTTCACCGGATCGGTCGTACGGCCCGTGCAGAATCTGATGGGGTGGCCATCACCTTTATCAGTGAAAAAGAGCAGGGCCGTTTTGCCGTGATCGAACAGCTGCTGGGTAAGGAAGTGAAGAAAGAGCAGGTGCCTGAATTCCTCGGTCCCGTACCGGAATACAGGCCCCGCAGCAAAAGATCCGGCGGCGGCGGTGGTGGCGGTAACAACCGCAACAATTTCAACCGCAGGAACGGACCGCAGGGTAACCAGCGCGGCGGGAACGGCGGTGGCAACAGGAATGGCCAGGGTGGCGGCAACCGGCAGGGTAATGGCGGCGGTCAGCGCAATGGGAACAACCAGGGCGGTCACCGTAGCCAGGATGGCCAGCGCCGTCAGGGAGGCGGGCAGCAGGGCCAGCGGAGTGGACAGCAGGGTTCCGGCAACCCCGGACAACCCGGCCAGGATAACCGCAGCAACCCCCAGGCGCAATAG
- a CDS encoding type 1 glutamine amidotransferase, producing the protein MATLTGKKVAILTENGFEESELTSPLEALKNAGAEVKIVSPQADKVKAWDHDHWSIELPVDITLADARPEDFDGLVIPGGVINPDKMRVNKDCVAFAQQFLESGKPVAAICHGPQLLIETGLLEGRTLTSYAAIRTDLENAGAHWVDKEVVVDNGLVTSRSPKDLEAFNRKMVEEIYEGQHSPVTKTPTPAH; encoded by the coding sequence ATGGCAACATTAACAGGAAAGAAAGTGGCCATTTTAACGGAAAATGGTTTTGAAGAGTCTGAACTGACCAGCCCGCTGGAGGCGCTTAAAAATGCCGGAGCAGAAGTAAAGATAGTTTCCCCCCAGGCGGACAAGGTAAAAGCCTGGGACCATGACCACTGGTCCATTGAATTACCGGTAGATATTACACTGGCCGATGCCAGGCCAGAAGACTTTGATGGCCTGGTGATCCCCGGCGGTGTTATTAACCCGGACAAGATGCGGGTCAATAAGGATTGTGTTGCTTTTGCGCAACAGTTCCTGGAAAGTGGTAAGCCGGTAGCTGCTATCTGCCATGGACCGCAATTACTGATTGAGACAGGCCTCCTGGAAGGAAGGACCTTGACCTCTTATGCCGCTATCCGCACCGACCTGGAAAACGCCGGTGCGCATTGGGTAGATAAAGAAGTGGTAGTGGACAATGGGCTGGTCACCAGCCGCAGTCCCAAAGACCTGGAAGCTTTCAACCGGAAAATGGTGGAAGAGATCTATGAAGGGCAGCATTCACCGGTCACCAAAACACCTACGCCAGCGCATTGA
- a CDS encoding methylmalonyl-CoA mutase family protein, producing the protein MSYTTSNKVRIVTAASLFDGHDAAINIMRRIMQAKGAEIIHLGHNRSVAEIVECAIEEDAQGIAITSYQGGHVEFFKYMKDLLDQNGCGHIKIFGGGGGTILPQEIRELHQYGITKIYSPDDGRKMGLEGMIEDVIRRCDFPLNGNPNNFKGEMKLGEWKDIRKVARAISNAENGNGNESAPAAGTVSTIPVLGITGTGGAGKSSVTDELTRRYLHTFPDKTIAVISVDPSKKKTGGALLGDRIRMNSISSPRAYMRSLATRESDVALSQHVQEAIDICKAAGFDFIILESAGVGQSDASILDYCDCSMYVMTPEYGAASQLEKINMLDYADVICINKFDKAGALDALHDVRKQYKRNHQLWTAKDEELPVVGTIAAQFNDAGVNELFEKLVQAVQQKTGVSFGAVEIHAHTRETATKSQIIPPRRVRYLSEIADNNRGYDEWVNEQAALATQLYQLNGVLSVKGAGAFAEGLGALKKQVEEQLHPECKKLIDQWPGLLSKYAGDYFEYQVRDKVIRQELTTLSLSGTRIPKVVLPKYSDWGDILRWQLQENVPGEFPYTAGVFELKRQGEDPTRMFAGEGGPERTNKRFHYVSVDQPAKRLSTAFDSVTLYGEDPAHRPDIYGKVGNSGVSIATVDDAKKLYSGFDLCDPKTSVSMTINGPAPILLAFFMNAAIDQECEKWITALDKWPDVQARMKQKFTHLPKSMYYNPAAPERLPEGNSGLGLQLLGVSGDEVLPEEVYESIRSEALKSARGTVQADILKEDQAQNTCIFSTEFALKLMGDVQEYFIENKVRNFYSVSISGYHIAEAGANPITQLAFTLANGFTYVEYYLSRGMDIDDFAPNLSFFFSNGMDPEYSVIGRVARRIWAKAMKNKYKGNDRSQKLKYHIQTSGRSLHAQEIDFNDIRTTLQALYAIYDNCNSLHTNAYDEAITTPTEESVRRAMAIQLIINRELGSARTENFIQGSFLIEEMTDLVEDAVLAEFDRITERGGVLGAMERMYQRNKIQEESLHYESLKHSGELPIIGVNTFLNKKGSPTIVPQEVIRSTQEEREQQIDNLQKFWKRNEGKSAEMLARLKTVAINNGNLFAELMETVKYCSLGQITHALYAVGGQYRRNM; encoded by the coding sequence ATGAGTTATACCACCAGCAATAAGGTTCGGATTGTTACTGCCGCTTCTCTGTTCGACGGACATGATGCCGCTATCAATATCATGCGCCGCATCATGCAGGCCAAAGGAGCAGAGATCATTCACCTTGGTCATAATCGCTCGGTAGCCGAGATAGTAGAATGTGCTATTGAGGAAGATGCCCAGGGCATCGCCATTACAAGCTACCAGGGTGGGCATGTGGAGTTTTTTAAGTACATGAAAGACCTGCTGGACCAGAATGGCTGCGGCCATATCAAGATCTTCGGTGGTGGCGGCGGCACTATCCTGCCCCAGGAGATCCGGGAGCTGCACCAATATGGCATCACTAAGATCTACAGCCCTGATGATGGTCGCAAGATGGGCCTGGAAGGCATGATAGAAGATGTGATCCGTCGCTGCGATTTCCCGCTGAACGGCAATCCCAATAATTTTAAGGGTGAAATGAAACTGGGCGAATGGAAGGATATCCGTAAGGTAGCCCGGGCCATCTCCAATGCAGAGAACGGCAATGGTAACGAGAGCGCTCCTGCTGCCGGAACCGTATCCACCATCCCCGTGCTGGGCATCACTGGTACCGGCGGTGCCGGTAAGTCTTCCGTTACTGATGAGCTCACCCGCAGGTATCTCCATACTTTCCCCGATAAGACCATCGCTGTGATCTCGGTAGACCCCTCCAAGAAAAAAACGGGCGGGGCGCTGCTGGGGGACAGGATCCGGATGAACAGTATCAGTTCTCCCCGTGCGTATATGCGCTCCCTGGCCACCCGCGAAAGCGATGTGGCCCTTAGCCAGCATGTGCAGGAAGCCATCGATATCTGTAAAGCCGCTGGCTTTGATTTTATCATCCTGGAAAGCGCCGGTGTTGGTCAGAGTGACGCCAGCATCCTGGACTACTGTGATTGCAGCATGTACGTGATGACGCCTGAATATGGCGCCGCTTCACAGCTGGAGAAGATCAATATGCTGGATTATGCCGATGTGATCTGTATCAACAAATTTGACAAGGCCGGCGCCCTCGATGCCCTGCACGATGTGCGCAAGCAATATAAACGCAACCACCAGCTCTGGACAGCCAAGGACGAAGAGCTGCCTGTGGTGGGTACCATTGCCGCCCAGTTCAATGATGCGGGCGTAAATGAGCTATTTGAAAAACTGGTACAGGCTGTACAGCAAAAAACCGGGGTAAGCTTCGGCGCCGTGGAAATACACGCGCATACCAGGGAAACGGCTACCAAATCACAGATCATCCCGCCGCGGCGTGTCCGCTATCTCTCCGAGATCGCAGACAATAACAGGGGCTATGATGAATGGGTGAATGAGCAGGCTGCGCTGGCCACACAGCTATACCAGCTGAATGGCGTGCTGTCCGTTAAAGGTGCTGGTGCTTTTGCGGAAGGATTGGGTGCGTTGAAAAAACAGGTGGAAGAGCAGCTGCATCCTGAATGCAAAAAACTGATTGACCAGTGGCCGGGCCTGTTGTCGAAATATGCCGGCGACTATTTTGAATACCAGGTGCGTGATAAAGTGATCCGCCAGGAGTTGACCACCCTATCCCTCAGCGGCACGCGCATCCCCAAAGTGGTATTGCCCAAATACAGCGACTGGGGCGATATCCTGCGCTGGCAGCTGCAGGAAAATGTACCCGGCGAGTTCCCCTATACGGCTGGTGTATTTGAATTGAAGCGCCAGGGCGAAGATCCTACCCGGATGTTTGCCGGCGAAGGCGGCCCCGAGCGTACCAATAAACGGTTTCACTATGTATCGGTAGACCAGCCCGCCAAGCGTCTCTCCACTGCCTTTGACAGCGTCACCCTCTATGGCGAAGATCCTGCGCACCGGCCTGATATCTATGGCAAGGTGGGCAACAGCGGTGTGAGCATCGCCACCGTGGATGACGCCAAAAAACTATACAGCGGTTTTGATCTCTGTGATCCCAAGACTTCCGTGAGCATGACCATCAATGGCCCTGCGCCGATCCTGCTGGCCTTCTTTATGAATGCCGCCATCGACCAGGAATGTGAGAAATGGATCACGGCTCTGGACAAATGGCCGGATGTACAGGCCAGGATGAAACAGAAATTCACTCATCTTCCCAAATCCATGTATTATAACCCTGCAGCGCCCGAGCGGCTGCCGGAAGGCAATAGCGGACTGGGTTTGCAGCTGCTGGGTGTTTCGGGCGACGAAGTGCTGCCGGAAGAAGTGTATGAGAGCATCAGGTCCGAAGCGCTCAAGTCCGCCCGTGGTACGGTGCAGGCCGATATCCTGAAAGAAGACCAGGCGCAGAACACCTGTATCTTCAGTACGGAATTTGCCCTGAAGCTGATGGGTGATGTGCAGGAATATTTCATTGAGAACAAAGTGCGCAATTTCTATAGTGTCAGCATCAGTGGCTACCATATTGCTGAGGCCGGCGCCAATCCTATTACCCAGCTGGCTTTCACCCTGGCCAATGGCTTCACTTACGTGGAGTATTACCTGAGCCGGGGTATGGATATTGATGATTTTGCCCCCAACCTGTCCTTCTTCTTCAGCAACGGGATGGATCCGGAATACAGTGTTATTGGCCGGGTAGCGCGCAGGATCTGGGCTAAGGCCATGAAGAATAAGTACAAGGGCAATGACCGCAGCCAGAAGTTGAAATACCATATCCAGACCTCCGGCAGAAGCCTGCATGCACAGGAGATCGACTTCAACGATATCCGCACTACCCTGCAGGCCCTCTATGCTATTTACGATAACTGCAATAGTCTCCATACCAACGCCTACGACGAGGCCATTACCACGCCCACCGAAGAAAGCGTACGCCGCGCCATGGCCATCCAGCTGATCATTAACCGGGAGCTGGGCAGCGCCAGGACAGAGAATTTTATCCAGGGCTCTTTCCTCATTGAAGAGATGACGGACCTGGTGGAAGATGCCGTGCTGGCTGAGTTTGACCGGATCACCGAAAGGGGCGGGGTGCTGGGCGCCATGGAGCGCATGTACCAGCGCAATAAGATCCAGGAAGAAAGCCTGCATTACGAAAGCCTGAAACATAGCGGTGAACTGCCGATCATTGGCGTCAATACTTTCCTCAACAAAAAAGGCAGTCCTACCATTGTGCCGCAGGAAGTGATCCGCAGTACCCAGGAAGAACGTGAGCAGCAGATCGACAACCTGCAGAAATTCTGGAAACGGAATGAGGGTAAGTCGGCCGAAATGCTGGCGCGATTAAAGACCGTAGCCATCAACAATGGCAACCTGTTTGCCGAACTGATGGAAACAGTGAAATATTGTTCCCTGGGGCAGATCACCCATGCACTGTATGCTGTAGGCGGACAGTACCGGCGGAATATGTAG
- a CDS encoding amidohydrolase family protein, translating into MTIDAHVHFWKYNKQRDNWITNDMKILREHYLPEQLDLSLRRNGIDGVVAVQASQEEVETRFLCELAATHPVIKGVVGWIDLQSPQIAERLQHFAQYPAIKGYRHIVQAEPDNFLLRPDFQRGIGALQPFNYTYDLLIYPRQLPNAIQLVGQFPDQPFVIDHCAKPEIRNHKLAEWEPLIREIALQPNVHCKLSGLLTEAAWKQWSAGDLYPYLDVVFDAFGTNRLLFASDWPVMLLSGIYVQWKSLIEKYMEQLTEEEKENVFGTNAVNFYHL; encoded by the coding sequence ATGACCATTGATGCACATGTTCACTTCTGGAAATACAACAAACAACGCGACAATTGGATCACAAATGATATGAAAATTCTCCGGGAGCATTACCTGCCGGAACAGCTGGACCTGAGCCTGCGGCGGAACGGCATTGACGGTGTGGTGGCCGTACAGGCCAGCCAGGAAGAAGTGGAGACGCGCTTTCTCTGCGAGCTGGCTGCTACCCATCCTGTTATTAAAGGCGTGGTAGGCTGGATAGACCTGCAATCCCCCCAGATAGCGGAGCGGCTGCAGCATTTTGCCCAATACCCCGCCATTAAAGGGTACCGGCATATTGTCCAGGCCGAGCCGGACAATTTCCTGCTGCGTCCTGATTTCCAGCGCGGCATCGGCGCCTTACAGCCCTTTAATTATACCTATGACCTGCTCATCTATCCCCGGCAATTGCCCAATGCCATTCAGCTGGTGGGTCAGTTCCCCGACCAGCCATTTGTAATTGACCATTGCGCCAAACCGGAGATCCGCAATCACAAGCTGGCAGAATGGGAACCACTGATCCGCGAGATTGCCCTGCAGCCCAATGTACACTGCAAGCTCTCCGGCCTGCTCACCGAAGCCGCCTGGAAGCAATGGAGCGCCGGCGATCTGTATCCCTACCTGGATGTAGTCTTTGATGCCTTCGGGACCAACCGGTTATTGTTTGCCAGCGACTGGCCCGTGATGCTGCTCAGCGGCATTTATGTGCAGTGGAAAAGCCTGATTGAAAAATATATGGAACAGCTAACCGAAGAAGAGAAAGAAAATGTGTTTGGAACGAACGCTGTCAACTTTTACCATCTGTAA
- the treF gene encoding alpha,alpha-trehalase TreF produces MKKILVVLFFVSYWVGSLAQQPATPDKIYGELFREVQMKKIFADGKTFVDCIPKKDPAAIMQEYNQQKGPRLDLKKFVEDNFELPHTPQLNYITREKDIVMHIKNLWGVLRREPDKQVEGSSLLPLPYSYIVPGGRFREIYYWDSYFTMLGLKESGETAMIRNMVDNFAYLIHTYGHIPNGNRTYYLSRSQPPFFALMVELLAEIQGDSVYVSFLPALEKEYRFWMDGADKLKAGQASRRVVKLKDGNVLNRYWDDNSTPRQESYKEDIETAAKAKGSKAAVYRHLRAGAESGIDFSSRWFADKQQLHTIQTTQFIPVDLNSLLYKLELVIARGKLLQQQDSAAAEFRQLADRRLSTIDKYCWNKNLDFYTDYNYVSGKQSDVISPAGMYPYCVFTKQPDYLSLLARKSGVVIRDRLLREGGVSTTAYNSGQQWDAPNGWPPLEWMTIWGLARCGQRELARDIGNRWIKLNVDVFRRTGKLMEKYNVEDTRLEAGGGEYPGQDGFGWTNGVFLKLVSLYGLPKE; encoded by the coding sequence ATGAAAAAGATACTGGTTGTCCTTTTCTTTGTCTCGTACTGGGTCGGCAGCCTGGCGCAGCAACCTGCTACGCCGGATAAGATCTATGGTGAACTGTTCCGCGAAGTACAAATGAAAAAGATCTTTGCCGATGGAAAGACCTTCGTGGACTGCATCCCCAAAAAAGATCCTGCCGCCATTATGCAGGAATATAACCAGCAAAAAGGCCCCCGGCTGGACCTGAAAAAATTTGTGGAAGATAACTTTGAACTGCCCCATACACCCCAGCTGAACTATATCACCCGGGAAAAAGATATAGTGATGCATATCAAAAACCTCTGGGGCGTACTGCGCCGCGAACCTGATAAACAGGTAGAAGGAAGCTCACTGTTACCCTTACCCTATTCTTATATTGTTCCCGGCGGCCGCTTCCGCGAGATCTATTACTGGGATTCCTATTTCACCATGCTGGGACTGAAAGAAAGTGGCGAGACGGCCATGATCCGCAATATGGTGGATAATTTCGCTTACCTGATCCATACTTATGGACATATTCCCAATGGCAACAGGACCTATTACCTCAGCAGATCGCAACCACCCTTCTTTGCCCTGATGGTGGAACTGCTGGCCGAGATACAGGGAGATTCCGTCTATGTTTCTTTTCTGCCTGCCCTGGAAAAAGAATACCGGTTCTGGATGGACGGGGCCGATAAGCTCAAGGCCGGCCAGGCTTCCAGGCGCGTAGTGAAACTCAAGGATGGTAATGTCCTGAACCGTTACTGGGATGACAATTCAACACCCCGGCAGGAAAGCTATAAGGAAGATATAGAGACCGCCGCAAAAGCCAAAGGCAGCAAGGCAGCGGTATACCGTCACCTGCGCGCCGGTGCTGAAAGCGGGATCGATTTCAGCAGCCGCTGGTTTGCCGATAAACAACAGCTGCATACTATCCAGACCACCCAGTTCATTCCTGTAGACCTCAACAGTCTGCTGTATAAGCTGGAACTGGTGATAGCCCGGGGCAAGCTGCTCCAGCAGCAGGACTCAGCCGCTGCCGAATTCAGACAGCTGGCAGACCGCCGCCTCAGCACCATTGACAAATACTGCTGGAACAAGAACCTGGATTTTTACACCGATTATAATTATGTCAGCGGCAAACAATCCGATGTTATCAGTCCCGCCGGCATGTATCCTTATTGCGTGTTCACCAAACAGCCTGATTACCTGAGCCTGCTGGCCCGTAAGAGTGGCGTTGTGATCCGCGACCGCCTGCTGCGGGAAGGAGGCGTCAGTACCACCGCATACAATTCCGGTCAGCAATGGGATGCGCCCAATGGCTGGCCTCCGCTGGAATGGATGACCATCTGGGGACTGGCCCGCTGCGGACAAAGGGAGCTGGCCCGTGATATTGGCAACCGCTGGATCAAACTCAATGTGGACGTGTTCAGGCGCACAGGCAAACTGATGGAAAAATACAACGTGGAAGACACCAGACTGGAAGCTGGCGGCGGTGAATACCCCGGGCAGGATGGGTTTGGCTGGACCAACGGCGTATTCCTCAAACTGGTGTCCCTGTACGGTTTGCCAAAGGAATGA
- a CDS encoding penicillin-binding transpeptidase domain-containing protein, whose amino-acid sequence MRYWIIAFCLLPLAFAACSPNNIDEDKELGKFFADNKVTGTFGMFNNGSGRFTIYNLSRFTDSAYTPASTFKIVNSLIGLETGRVADTNTVITWDGINRGRPECNRDMSMADAFRISCPPWYQELARRIGKDTMQRWLDSLGYAQRYGKFSIDQNLDTFWLDNTAKVTADEQLGLVKKLYFDQLPFQKRSQRLVRGMMAWESNANYQLYYKTGRGSTEKGNQLGWIIGWIEENKHPYFFVLQVESPDKNIDMPAVRLGLLKQILQHYQFMEGRM is encoded by the coding sequence ATGCGTTATTGGATCATTGCCTTTTGCCTGCTGCCGCTTGCCTTTGCGGCATGTTCGCCCAACAATATTGACGAAGACAAAGAGCTGGGAAAATTCTTTGCAGACAATAAAGTAACGGGCACTTTTGGCATGTTCAATAATGGCTCGGGCCGTTTCACAATTTATAACCTCAGCCGTTTCACAGACAGTGCTTATACCCCTGCCTCCACTTTCAAGATCGTGAACTCCCTGATCGGGCTGGAAACAGGCCGGGTAGCCGATACCAATACCGTGATAACCTGGGATGGCATTAACCGCGGCCGGCCGGAATGCAACCGGGACATGAGCATGGCGGACGCCTTCCGTATCTCCTGCCCACCCTGGTACCAGGAGCTGGCCCGCCGTATTGGTAAAGATACCATGCAGCGCTGGCTGGATAGCCTGGGCTATGCACAACGTTATGGCAAATTCAGCATTGACCAGAACCTGGATACTTTCTGGCTCGATAATACCGCCAAAGTCACCGCCGATGAACAGCTGGGCCTGGTGAAAAAACTTTATTTCGACCAGCTGCCTTTCCAAAAACGCAGCCAGCGCCTGGTCCGTGGTATGATGGCCTGGGAAAGCAATGCCAATTACCAGCTTTACTACAAGACCGGCCGGGGCAGCACTGAAAAAGGCAACCAGCTGGGCTGGATCATTGGCTGGATAGAAGAGAATAAACACCCCTACTTTTTTGTATTGCAGGTAGAATCACCGGATAAAAATATTGATATGCCTGCCGTGCGCCTCGGGCTGCTGAAGCAGATCCTGCAACATTACCAGTTCATGGAAGGAAGAATGTAA
- a CDS encoding VWA domain-containing protein yields MFRFQHTEYLIGLASLLLVGGLFYWLLRWKRKTLQKIGDEKLVKELIKEYSPLHFLLKGLALTLALAALILGAANLQRQGAMEDVSRKGVDVVIAMDVSRSMLAEDIQPNRLERARQLVYKLMDRLPEDRIGLVLFAGRAYMQMPLSTDHAAARMYLQQAGPDAVPTQGTVLAEALRLSNTAFNSKERKYKSIVLITDGEDHDEQALTMAKQMAGNGVILHTIGIGSPEGSPIPDPLTNDFKKDENGNTIISRLNETELQQLAEATHGTYTQLTDIDAAVSGIEKQLSAIEASAPDDNAFRDYKNYFQWFIGLALVLLLAEFFFPERKWQIA; encoded by the coding sequence TTGTTCCGGTTCCAACATACAGAATACCTGATCGGGCTGGCCAGTCTGCTGCTGGTAGGCGGCCTGTTTTACTGGCTGCTGCGCTGGAAACGAAAGACCCTGCAAAAGATCGGTGATGAGAAGCTGGTGAAGGAGCTGATAAAGGAATATTCCCCCCTGCATTTCCTGCTCAAAGGCCTGGCCCTGACGCTGGCGCTGGCCGCCCTCATCCTGGGGGCAGCCAACCTGCAAAGACAGGGCGCTATGGAAGACGTCAGCCGCAAAGGCGTGGATGTGGTCATTGCCATGGATGTCAGCCGCAGCATGCTGGCAGAAGATATTCAGCCCAATCGACTTGAAAGAGCGAGGCAGCTGGTGTATAAACTAATGGATCGCCTGCCGGAAGACCGCATCGGGCTGGTCCTGTTTGCAGGCCGCGCCTATATGCAGATGCCGCTTTCCACAGACCATGCCGCCGCCAGGATGTACCTCCAGCAGGCCGGCCCTGACGCCGTACCTACCCAGGGGACCGTACTGGCTGAAGCCCTTCGCCTCAGCAATACCGCTTTCAACAGCAAAGAAAGAAAGTATAAATCCATTGTACTGATCACCGATGGGGAAGACCATGACGAGCAGGCCCTGACCATGGCCAAACAGATGGCCGGCAATGGCGTTATCCTCCATACCATCGGCATCGGGTCTCCCGAAGGGTCCCCTATTCCGGATCCGCTGACCAACGATTTCAAAAAAGATGAGAACGGCAATACCATTATCAGTCGGCTGAATGAGACCGAGCTGCAGCAGCTGGCGGAAGCTACCCACGGCACCTATACGCAGCTCACCGATATTGACGCCGCTGTCAGCGGTATTGAAAAACAGCTCAGCGCTATTGAAGCCAGCGCACCGGACGATAATGCTTTCAGGGATTATAAGAACTATTTCCAGTGGTTCATTGGCCTGGCCCTGGTATTATTGCTGGCAGAATTCTTCTTCCCCGAACGAAAATGGCAAATCGCATGA
- a CDS encoding tetratricopeptide repeat protein, with translation MKALINILILVAIAGSLQAQQENAAIRKGNKLFREGQYDKALPEYEKAATQNPKNPVTAYNMGNARFRRNEYTDAEKQYTEAAANSKDLAMQQKAWYNKGVALSKEKKLQESIDAYKMALRLNNADEDARVNLQKALEEQRKQQQAQQQQKPKEEQQKQKQQQKSNPRPNNLDKKKIEQYLKSLQQKEQEIQQKMQQNRSRAAGKPDKDW, from the coding sequence ATGAAAGCCCTGATCAACATATTGATCCTGGTGGCCATTGCCGGCAGCCTTCAGGCACAGCAGGAGAATGCCGCCATCCGCAAAGGCAATAAGCTGTTCCGGGAAGGGCAGTATGATAAGGCCCTGCCCGAATATGAAAAGGCAGCCACCCAAAATCCAAAGAACCCGGTGACCGCCTACAATATGGGCAATGCACGGTTCCGCCGCAACGAGTATACCGATGCGGAAAAACAATATACCGAAGCAGCCGCCAACAGCAAGGATCTGGCCATGCAGCAGAAAGCCTGGTACAACAAAGGCGTAGCGCTTTCCAAAGAAAAAAAGCTGCAGGAAAGTATTGACGCCTATAAAATGGCGCTTCGCCTGAACAATGCCGACGAGGATGCCCGTGTTAACCTGCAGAAAGCCCTGGAAGAGCAGCGGAAACAGCAGCAGGCGCAACAACAGCAAAAGCCCAAAGAGGAGCAGCAAAAACAAAAACAGCAGCAGAAATCCAATCCCCGTCCCAATAACCTGGACAAGAAGAAAATAGAGCAATACCTCAAATCCCTGCAGCAGAAAGAGCAGGAAATACAGCAAAAAATGCAGCAAAACCGCTCCAGGGCCGCCGGAAAGCCCGATAAGGATTGGTAA